In Mycolicibacterium mucogenicum DSM 44124, the following are encoded in one genomic region:
- the allB gene encoding allantoinase AllB: MECVLRAERVLIDGHQVPAAVGIDRGRIAFLGEVDADCPAGEDIRLPESVVLLPGFVDTHVHINDPGTDWEGFETATAAAAAAGITTVVDMPLDCDPVTTSVAALNLKKATAAGNCHVDVGYWGGVVPGNLDDLADLARAGVRGFKCFLADSGNPHFPHLSPAQFRDAMGRIAELGSVLLVHAESNRVIDAGPAPSGREYRSFLASRPDAAEDDAVALVIDAAAAIGARAHIVHVSSATVLARLVEAKRAGIPVTAETCPHYLTFAAEVVQDGGTEFACCPPIRDGANRELLWSALHDGTLDLVVSDHSPCAPRLKGDGDFGRAFGGISSLQLSPRAVWTQAAARGFGLADLSRWMSERPAALAGYADRGRIAVGLRADLCAFDPGALDTVRAATLRHRHPVSPYDGVTLRGSVLQTWVAGTPALVGEPV, encoded by the coding sequence ATGGAGTGCGTGCTGCGCGCCGAGCGGGTGCTCATCGACGGCCACCAGGTTCCGGCCGCGGTGGGAATCGATCGGGGGCGCATCGCGTTCCTCGGCGAGGTCGACGCCGATTGCCCGGCGGGAGAAGACATCCGGTTGCCCGAATCGGTGGTGCTGCTGCCCGGTTTCGTCGACACGCACGTGCACATCAACGATCCGGGTACCGACTGGGAGGGATTCGAGACCGCCACCGCGGCGGCTGCCGCGGCCGGGATCACCACCGTGGTGGACATGCCCCTGGACTGCGACCCGGTGACCACCAGCGTCGCGGCGCTGAACCTCAAAAAGGCCACGGCAGCGGGTAATTGCCACGTCGACGTCGGGTACTGGGGTGGCGTGGTGCCCGGCAACCTGGACGACCTGGCGGACCTGGCGCGCGCCGGGGTGCGCGGCTTCAAGTGCTTCCTCGCCGACTCGGGCAACCCGCATTTTCCGCACCTGAGCCCGGCCCAGTTCCGGGATGCCATGGGGCGTATCGCCGAACTGGGGTCGGTGCTGCTGGTGCACGCCGAGAGCAACCGGGTGATCGACGCCGGCCCAGCCCCTTCGGGCCGGGAATACCGGTCGTTCCTGGCGTCGCGACCCGACGCCGCCGAAGACGATGCCGTGGCCCTGGTGATCGACGCGGCGGCGGCGATCGGGGCCCGCGCGCACATCGTGCACGTCTCGAGCGCCACCGTGCTGGCGCGCCTGGTCGAGGCCAAGCGGGCCGGGATACCGGTGACGGCCGAAACCTGTCCGCATTACCTGACATTCGCCGCCGAGGTGGTCCAGGACGGTGGCACCGAATTCGCCTGCTGCCCACCGATCCGGGATGGCGCCAACCGTGAACTGCTGTGGTCGGCGCTGCACGACGGCACGCTGGACCTGGTGGTGTCCGACCACTCGCCCTGCGCGCCGCGGCTCAAGGGCGACGGGGATTTCGGGCGGGCGTTCGGCGGGATCAGCTCACTGCAGCTCAGCCCGCGCGCGGTGTGGACACAGGCCGCCGCACGCGGTTTCGGGCTCGCGGACCTGAGCCGGTGGATGTCGGAACGGCCCGCCGCGCTGGCCGGTTACGCCGACCGGGGACGAATCGCGGTGGGCCTGCGGGCCGACCTGTGCGCCTTCGACCCTGGTGCCCTCGACACCGTGCGGGCGGCGACGCTGCGGCACCGCCACCCGGTGAGCCCGTATGACGGTGTCACGCTGCGGGGTTCGGTACTGCAGACCTGGGTTGCCGGCACGCCGGCGTTGGTAGGGGAGCCGGTATGA
- a CDS encoding N-acyl homoserine lactonase family protein: MATLVGKPGVRRIILLTLGWEELPKSVSVYGAPPEERMREPVPGVLLQTDGGWVLLDTGFNTALVRDPALYRRFFPTVEYRPVLPGPGEPIEQRLAEVGVDFDEIHTVAVSHLHHDHAGGLKLFAGKVPVHAQRRELEYGLSNHPEPERNAINRIDFDDPNIEWLLADGEAEIAPGITAVPTYGHTPGHQSFVIELDQSVGGDGFVFAFDAADLTENIEHELAIGGFIDVDPQDTIEPIRRLKKLAADRGFQLIPGHDPHVWPELTEHFHHRFGGL; encoded by the coding sequence ATGGCCACTCTGGTCGGCAAGCCCGGGGTTCGGCGGATCATTCTGCTGACCCTGGGCTGGGAGGAGCTGCCGAAGTCGGTGTCGGTGTACGGGGCACCGCCGGAGGAGCGCATGCGGGAGCCGGTGCCCGGGGTGTTGTTGCAGACCGACGGTGGTTGGGTTCTGCTCGACACGGGATTCAACACCGCGCTCGTGCGGGATCCGGCGCTGTACCGGCGGTTCTTCCCGACCGTCGAGTACCGCCCGGTGCTGCCCGGCCCGGGTGAGCCGATCGAGCAGCGGCTGGCGGAGGTCGGGGTGGATTTCGACGAGATCCACACCGTCGCCGTCAGCCATCTGCACCACGACCACGCCGGCGGGCTCAAGCTGTTCGCCGGCAAGGTCCCGGTGCACGCGCAGCGTCGTGAACTCGAGTACGGGCTGTCGAATCACCCCGAACCCGAACGCAATGCGATCAATCGGATCGATTTCGACGACCCGAACATCGAGTGGCTCCTGGCCGACGGGGAAGCCGAGATCGCCCCGGGCATCACCGCGGTGCCCACCTATGGGCACACACCGGGGCATCAGAGCTTCGTCATCGAACTCGACCAGTCCGTCGGCGGTGACGGCTTCGTCTTCGCCTTCGACGCCGCCGATCTGACGGAGAACATCGAGCACGAGCTCGCCATCGGCGGGTTCATCGACGTCGACCCGCAGGACACGATCGAGCCGATTCGCCGTCTCAAGAAGTTGGCTGCCGACAGGGGTTTTCAGCTGATTCCCGGTCATGATCCACACGTGTGGCCCGAGCTCACCGAGCATTTCCACCACAGATTCGGCGGGCTGTGA
- a CDS encoding ABC transporter substrate-binding protein gives MKSHKVPGRARGGWRIAAAGAAVMLTLSGCGGSNSGSGTPNAAPTDKVLHLSFLQDPGQPPDPDIYYAGQGLLLTTNTYEGLLQYKAGVDKAVLEPLLATSWTASPDNKVFTFKLREGVKFHDGTPFTSAAVKASFDRRVAVNQGPAYMVKDVESVTTQGDYDVTVTLKAPNSAFLDYLACPYGPRMLSPEGLKKNAGTDNAQGYLTTHDLGTGPFVLTDAQVGSHYAMAAFPEYWGTKPYFEKVELPVITDVSAQQLQFNNGQVAAILHDLPSSAVQSYLNNKAFTNYSLPTMMSNYVYINPSKGMMTDAKNRNAVMQAIDVDELVKQTYFGRGKKAEQIYPPNMMAAEYGKQSVPHDPSALSAIAATLPADQKAVTIGYDSSNPDNQLISNLIQTELAAAGLTVKVQAYPTSEIYGWVGTDGKSAPEIMTYVGWPDAPSPYTWGHISWDAGGGLNFFGCSSPAVTDALAKGLPADSAPDFSTAGVEAVKTGCWLNVADVNDFMVAQPWLKGVEQAHVVTNPNSLRLNALSVG, from the coding sequence ATGAAGAGCCACAAGGTCCCCGGTCGCGCGCGCGGAGGCTGGCGGATCGCCGCTGCCGGTGCCGCCGTGATGCTGACGCTGAGCGGTTGCGGTGGTTCGAATTCCGGCAGCGGCACGCCCAACGCCGCGCCCACCGACAAGGTTCTGCACCTGTCGTTCCTGCAGGACCCGGGCCAGCCGCCGGACCCCGACATCTACTACGCGGGCCAGGGTCTGTTGCTGACCACCAACACCTACGAAGGTCTGCTGCAGTACAAGGCCGGTGTCGACAAGGCCGTCCTGGAACCGCTGCTGGCCACGAGCTGGACGGCGTCGCCGGACAACAAGGTGTTCACGTTCAAGCTCCGCGAGGGCGTCAAGTTCCACGACGGCACGCCGTTCACGTCGGCGGCGGTCAAGGCGTCGTTCGATCGCCGGGTGGCCGTCAACCAGGGCCCGGCCTACATGGTCAAGGACGTGGAATCGGTGACCACGCAAGGGGATTACGACGTCACCGTCACGCTGAAGGCGCCCAACTCGGCGTTCCTCGATTACCTGGCGTGTCCGTACGGCCCCCGCATGCTCAGTCCTGAAGGACTGAAGAAGAACGCCGGCACGGACAACGCGCAGGGTTACCTGACCACCCACGATCTCGGCACGGGGCCGTTCGTGCTGACCGACGCCCAGGTGGGGTCGCACTACGCGATGGCCGCCTTCCCCGAATACTGGGGCACCAAGCCGTATTTCGAGAAGGTCGAGCTTCCGGTCATCACCGACGTGTCGGCGCAGCAGCTGCAGTTCAACAACGGCCAGGTGGCCGCCATCCTGCACGATCTGCCGTCCTCGGCGGTCCAGTCATACCTGAACAACAAGGCGTTCACCAACTACTCGCTGCCGACCATGATGTCGAACTACGTGTACATCAACCCGAGCAAGGGCATGATGACCGACGCCAAGAACCGCAACGCGGTGATGCAGGCGATCGACGTCGACGAGCTGGTCAAGCAGACGTATTTCGGGCGAGGTAAGAAGGCCGAGCAGATCTACCCGCCGAACATGATGGCCGCCGAATACGGCAAGCAGTCGGTGCCGCACGACCCCTCGGCGCTGTCCGCCATCGCCGCGACGCTGCCGGCCGATCAAAAGGCCGTCACCATCGGCTACGACTCGAGCAACCCGGACAACCAGTTGATCAGCAACCTGATTCAGACCGAACTGGCCGCAGCCGGTCTGACCGTCAAGGTGCAGGCGTATCCCACGTCGGAGATTTACGGGTGGGTCGGTACTGACGGAAAGTCCGCACCCGAGATCATGACGTACGTCGGCTGGCCTGATGCGCCTTCGCCGTACACCTGGGGCCACATCTCGTGGGATGCCGGCGGCGGCCTGAACTTCTTCGGCTGCTCGTCGCCCGCGGTGACCGACGCATTGGCCAAGGGCCTGCCCGCCGATTCGGCCCCGGACTTCTCGACGGCCGGTGTGGAAGCGGTCAAGACCGGGTGCTGGCTGAATGTCGCCGACGTGAACGACTTCATGGTGGCCCAGCCCTGGCTCAAGGGCGTCGAACAGGCACATGTGGTCACCAACCCGAATTCACTGCGTCTGAACGCCCTTTCGGTCGGCTGA
- a CDS encoding cysteine hydrolase family protein, translated as MPKQPLIVGNPVLVVVDMQESGDMPAELVGIEHMAGYDGRIARAQRLIAAARAARIPIVFFQEVHRPNGIDFGRELDGAEGEHCVDGRPGTPLHPALLPDLDGLNHEFHIVKRRYSGFIGTDFEIVLSGLRASTLILIGGLTDVCVHYTFADAHQRDFYVRVVTDCVGGSSTYRHDAALDAMEYLQAGAMRTTDEILTAFSEMCPPELSSPALEGVAR; from the coding sequence GTGCCGAAACAGCCGCTCATCGTTGGTAATCCCGTCCTGGTCGTCGTCGACATGCAGGAGTCCGGCGACATGCCGGCCGAGTTGGTCGGCATCGAGCACATGGCCGGTTACGACGGCCGGATCGCCCGGGCCCAGCGCCTGATCGCCGCCGCCCGCGCCGCGCGGATCCCGATCGTGTTCTTCCAGGAGGTGCACCGCCCCAACGGGATCGACTTCGGCCGTGAGCTCGACGGCGCCGAGGGAGAGCACTGCGTGGACGGCCGGCCGGGCACCCCGCTGCATCCCGCGCTGCTGCCCGACCTCGACGGGCTCAACCACGAGTTCCACATCGTCAAACGCCGCTATTCCGGTTTCATCGGAACGGATTTCGAGATCGTGCTGTCGGGCCTGCGCGCCTCGACGCTGATTCTCATCGGCGGGCTCACCGACGTCTGCGTGCACTACACCTTCGCCGATGCGCACCAGCGTGACTTCTACGTCCGCGTCGTGACCGACTGCGTCGGCGGCTCGTCGACCTATCGGCACGACGCAGCGCTCGATGCCATGGAGTACCTGCAGGCCGGTGCCATGCGCACCACCGACGAGATCCTCACCGCCTTTTCCGAAATGTGTCCGCCCGAATTGTCCAGCCCCGCCCTCGAAGGAGTTGCCCGATGA
- a CDS encoding ABC transporter permease: MKTFVASRLGSMVAILVALTGVMFVLQNISPLDPVKAQLGAQASADAVAARRAALGLNDPVLVQFWHYLAGAATGDLGTSYRTRHAVMSDLGSFVPATLELALAGLLIAIVLAVLLAFSTTLKWRGANVLRAVLFAGSSAPMFLLGILGLIVFYQDLGWVPANGRSAVPSPPTGPTGMLTVDGLLHGRLDVVADAAHHLILPAFVIAIGPAVAIGRVLRSSLLADIDSDYARTARAKGLSETRILARHVLRNSVGAALSMTGLQVGLMFSGVLVVEQVFGWPGIGQYVAQSIPVADFPAIAGVTLMLGALYVVINTVVDLLQAAADPRIAVTGG; the protein is encoded by the coding sequence ATGAAGACCTTCGTGGCCTCGCGGTTGGGGTCGATGGTGGCCATTCTGGTGGCCCTGACGGGAGTGATGTTCGTCCTGCAGAACATCTCGCCGCTGGATCCGGTGAAGGCCCAACTGGGCGCACAGGCCTCGGCCGATGCGGTGGCGGCACGGCGCGCCGCGCTGGGACTGAATGACCCTGTGCTGGTGCAGTTCTGGCACTACCTCGCCGGCGCTGCGACCGGCGACCTGGGCACGTCGTACCGGACCCGGCATGCGGTGATGTCCGATCTCGGGTCGTTCGTGCCCGCAACCCTGGAGCTGGCGCTCGCCGGCCTGCTTATCGCCATCGTCCTCGCGGTACTGCTGGCGTTCAGCACGACGTTGAAGTGGCGCGGCGCCAACGTCCTTCGAGCCGTGTTGTTCGCCGGCTCCTCGGCGCCGATGTTCCTGCTCGGCATCCTCGGTCTCATCGTCTTCTACCAAGACCTGGGCTGGGTACCGGCCAACGGCCGCAGTGCCGTGCCGAGCCCGCCGACGGGGCCGACCGGCATGCTCACCGTCGACGGTCTGCTCCACGGGCGGCTCGATGTCGTGGCCGACGCCGCGCACCACCTGATCCTGCCGGCGTTCGTCATCGCGATCGGCCCGGCCGTCGCGATCGGCCGGGTGTTGCGCAGCAGCCTGCTGGCCGACATCGACAGCGACTACGCGCGGACGGCCCGCGCCAAGGGACTGTCCGAAACCCGGATCCTGGCCAGGCATGTGCTGCGCAACTCGGTCGGCGCCGCCCTGTCGATGACGGGACTTCAAGTGGGCCTGATGTTTTCGGGTGTCTTGGTGGTCGAGCAGGTCTTCGGCTGGCCCGGCATCGGACAGTACGTCGCGCAGAGCATTCCCGTGGCGGATTTTCCGGCGATCGCCGGGGTCACGCTGATGCTCGGTGCGCTCTACGTCGTCATCAACACGGTGGTGGACCTGCTGCAGGCCGCCGCTGATCCGCGTATCGCAGTCACAGGAGGTTAA
- a CDS encoding ABC transporter permease gives MAIAIPAPSLTRGRGRLRLALPQSRSTILNRAGFSLVILLTLAVIAVPLLAPHDPLIPVGMPLQAPGEHGFLLGTDSVGRDILSRVLYGARSSWLAALAVVALGLLIGGLVGLIAGAAGGWVDSTLMRITDGFLSLPAPVLAIAVVAALGPSFLHTLIAVSIVWWPFYARLVRGEVARLAARPHVEAAKLAGVSRFRLAGRHLLPGAVPNALVAASLDIGTLILTLAGLSFLGLGQAAPAPELGADSARNLSYFLQQWWIPVMPGLGVLVLALVANISGDCLRNLMKTT, from the coding sequence ATGGCCATCGCGATCCCCGCCCCGAGTCTCACCCGCGGTCGCGGCCGGCTGCGACTGGCGCTGCCACAGTCCCGGTCGACGATCCTCAACCGCGCGGGATTCTCCCTCGTGATCCTGTTGACGTTGGCCGTCATCGCGGTACCGCTCCTGGCTCCGCACGACCCGCTGATCCCGGTCGGGATGCCGTTGCAGGCGCCGGGCGAGCACGGGTTCCTGCTCGGCACCGACAGCGTGGGACGCGACATCCTGTCCCGCGTGCTCTACGGCGCGCGGTCGAGTTGGCTGGCCGCGCTGGCGGTCGTGGCGCTGGGCCTGCTGATCGGCGGGCTCGTGGGCCTGATCGCCGGGGCGGCCGGTGGCTGGGTCGACTCGACGCTGATGCGCATCACCGACGGCTTCCTGTCGCTGCCCGCGCCGGTGCTGGCGATCGCCGTGGTCGCCGCGCTGGGACCGAGCTTCCTCCACACGCTGATCGCCGTATCCATCGTGTGGTGGCCGTTCTACGCGCGGCTGGTGCGCGGGGAGGTGGCACGGCTGGCGGCACGCCCCCACGTCGAGGCCGCAAAGCTGGCCGGCGTCAGCCGATTTCGGCTCGCGGGACGGCACCTGCTGCCGGGCGCGGTGCCCAACGCCTTGGTCGCCGCGAGCCTGGATATCGGCACGCTGATCCTCACCCTGGCCGGCTTGTCCTTCCTCGGGCTCGGTCAGGCGGCGCCGGCACCCGAGCTCGGTGCCGACTCGGCGCGCAACCTGAGCTACTTCCTGCAGCAGTGGTGGATTCCGGTCATGCCCGGACTGGGCGTGCTGGTGCTGGCGCTGGTCGCCAACATCTCCGGCGACTGCCTGCGCAACCTGATGAAGACGACCTAG
- a CDS encoding ABC transporter ATP-binding protein, which translates to MGTAVSVVDATQVATVSPTPEAVATVAGLHVTFQRNGREVHALRGVSLTVQRGEILGLVGESGSGKSVLGFGMLGLLPASARIDGSISVAGSDMVHGDAKTLRTVRRLDLGAVFQDPMTSLNPTMRIGKQVAEAAGSDEEALRLLTAVGIPDPARRMRAYPHELSGGLRQRVMIAIAIAGSPELIIADEPTTALDVTVQAQVLRLLQRLRDEIGCSIVFITHDLGVAAQISDRIAVLYAGRIAEVGPAADVLGAPAHPYTRGLLRSRLTLDTARGSRLAAMPGSVPSPLSPLPGCAFSPRCDQATDNCEKSSPEPVPVGPGRVSACLLTPEQLHDLAVEPDAAPEPVAAQSISSAAADQPAAVTVTDVTKTFTVAPHGKLQALRGVTLRVGHGESVALVGESGSGKSTLLRVIAGLEKATTGTVELAGEQRPQMVFQDAGASLTPWLSVGELIAERLRGRKLSRAARRDAVIEVLDRVGLPAEVAKSRAGQLSGGQRQRVSLARATVVPPAVLLCDEPTSALDVSLAASVLNLIGDLRRGLDMSVVFVTHDLSVARVVADRIAVMYLGRIVEIGPAEEVIGNPTHPYTRALVDAIPDLGRESRVLPGEPASPLSPPTGCAFHPRCPIAVDACSGDELDVRLVGKSGGAHQVACIEEKVR; encoded by the coding sequence ATGGGCACTGCTGTATCGGTGGTGGATGCCACGCAGGTCGCGACCGTGTCGCCGACCCCCGAGGCGGTGGCGACCGTGGCGGGTCTGCACGTCACGTTCCAGCGCAACGGCCGCGAGGTACACGCGTTGCGCGGGGTCTCGCTGACCGTTCAGCGCGGCGAAATCCTCGGGCTCGTGGGCGAATCGGGTTCGGGGAAAAGCGTATTGGGGTTCGGCATGCTCGGGCTCCTGCCGGCGTCCGCCCGGATCGACGGCAGCATCTCGGTCGCCGGCTCGGACATGGTCCACGGTGACGCGAAGACGCTGCGCACGGTTCGCCGCCTCGATCTGGGCGCGGTGTTCCAGGACCCGATGACCTCACTCAACCCGACAATGCGGATCGGCAAGCAGGTCGCCGAGGCCGCGGGCAGCGACGAGGAAGCGCTGCGCCTGCTGACCGCGGTCGGCATACCCGACCCGGCGCGGCGGATGCGCGCCTACCCGCACGAGCTCTCCGGCGGCTTGCGCCAGCGCGTGATGATCGCCATCGCGATCGCCGGCTCGCCCGAACTCATCATCGCCGACGAGCCGACCACCGCGCTGGACGTCACCGTGCAGGCCCAGGTCCTGCGGCTGCTGCAGCGACTCCGCGACGAAATCGGTTGCAGCATCGTCTTCATCACCCACGACCTCGGGGTGGCCGCGCAGATTTCCGACCGGATCGCCGTGCTCTACGCCGGCCGGATCGCCGAGGTCGGCCCGGCCGCCGACGTTCTGGGCGCACCGGCCCACCCCTATACCCGCGGGCTGCTGCGGTCCCGGCTGACGCTGGACACCGCGCGGGGCAGTCGGCTCGCGGCGATGCCGGGTTCGGTGCCGAGCCCGCTGTCACCGCTACCCGGATGCGCGTTCAGCCCGCGCTGCGACCAAGCCACCGACAACTGCGAGAAATCTTCTCCCGAACCGGTTCCCGTCGGCCCCGGGCGGGTCAGCGCCTGCCTTCTCACCCCGGAGCAGCTGCACGATCTGGCGGTGGAGCCCGACGCCGCGCCGGAACCCGTTGCCGCACAGTCGATCAGCTCTGCTGCTGCGGACCAGCCCGCCGCCGTCACGGTGACCGACGTGACCAAGACCTTCACCGTGGCGCCGCACGGCAAGCTCCAGGCGCTGCGCGGCGTGACTCTGCGCGTGGGGCACGGCGAGTCGGTGGCGCTGGTGGGGGAGAGCGGTTCGGGAAAGTCCACGCTGTTGCGGGTGATCGCCGGTCTGGAGAAGGCGACCACGGGCACCGTCGAGCTGGCGGGCGAACAGCGCCCGCAGATGGTGTTCCAGGACGCCGGCGCCTCACTCACGCCGTGGCTGTCGGTGGGCGAGTTGATCGCCGAGCGACTGCGCGGCCGGAAACTGTCGCGGGCCGCGCGCCGTGATGCCGTCATCGAGGTTCTCGACCGGGTGGGGCTACCCGCGGAGGTGGCGAAGTCACGCGCCGGCCAGCTGTCCGGCGGTCAGCGCCAACGGGTTTCGCTGGCCCGCGCCACCGTCGTCCCACCCGCGGTGCTGTTGTGCGACGAGCCTACGAGCGCCCTGGACGTGTCCCTTGCCGCCTCGGTGCTCAACCTGATCGGGGACCTGCGCCGCGGTCTGGACATGTCGGTGGTGTTCGTGACGCACGACCTGTCGGTGGCGCGGGTGGTCGCCGATCGCATCGCCGTGATGTACCTGGGCCGCATCGTCGAGATCGGGCCGGCCGAAGAGGTCATCGGCAACCCGACGCACCCGTACACGCGCGCGCTGGTCGACGCGATCCCCGACCTCGGCCGCGAATCACGGGTCCTGCCAGGCGAACCGGCGAGCCCGCTGTCACCGCCGACCGGGTGCGCGTTCCATCCGAGATGCCCGATCGCCGTCGACGCCTGCAGCGGCGACGAACTCGACGTCCGACTCGTCGGCAAATCCGGTGGCGCACACCAGGTCGCCTGTATCGAAGAGAAGGTGCGCTGA
- a CDS encoding TetR/AcrR family transcriptional regulator gives MSTTHTGRPRLRPQRRPGITARDEILDAASELFTTLGYTGTSTRTIADSVGIRQASLYHYFKTKDDILCAVLSQTVAPTLAFIPSLLSATPALTATEHLHALATFDGDQLLGGTWNLGALYLLPELRADRLEPFWSDRECLRQHYLTLSRAVLERTGVHPAAADLPFRLVESLVNMWSVPHGPERCDLPMQVADAGVRVLGVLDAETPALRERTRQVIEQHTCPG, from the coding sequence ATGTCGACCACCCACACAGGAAGGCCTCGACTGCGGCCCCAGCGACGTCCGGGCATCACCGCACGAGACGAAATCCTCGATGCGGCAAGCGAATTGTTCACGACCTTGGGTTACACCGGTACGTCGACGCGAACCATCGCCGATTCGGTCGGCATCCGGCAGGCGTCGCTGTACCACTACTTCAAGACCAAGGACGACATCCTGTGCGCCGTACTGAGCCAGACCGTCGCCCCGACACTGGCGTTCATCCCGAGCCTGCTGAGCGCCACGCCGGCGTTGACCGCAACCGAGCACCTGCACGCCCTGGCGACGTTCGACGGAGATCAACTACTCGGTGGCACGTGGAATCTGGGCGCGCTCTACCTGCTTCCCGAACTGCGCGCCGATCGCCTGGAGCCCTTCTGGTCCGACCGCGAATGCCTGCGACAGCACTACCTGACCCTGAGCCGGGCAGTGCTGGAACGCACCGGCGTCCATCCGGCGGCCGCCGACCTGCCGTTCCGGCTGGTCGAATCGCTCGTCAACATGTGGTCGGTGCCGCACGGCCCCGAACGATGCGATCTGCCCATGCAGGTCGCCGATGCCGGTGTCCGCGTGCTGGGCGTCCTCGACGCCGAAACACCCGCACTACGCGAGCGCACCAGGCAGGTCATCGAACAACACACCTGCCCCGGATAA
- a CDS encoding YciI family protein → MFHVLNITYTQPLDVVDQARPAHLEWLGKLVEERRILLAGRLESQAGAVLIASDMTAEEADALTASDPYVHAGVATYERVSFNAGFRATGL, encoded by the coding sequence GTGTTTCACGTACTGAACATCACCTACACGCAACCCTTGGACGTCGTCGACCAGGCGCGGCCGGCGCATCTGGAATGGCTCGGCAAACTGGTCGAGGAGCGCCGCATCCTTCTTGCCGGCCGACTGGAGTCGCAGGCCGGCGCTGTGCTGATCGCCTCGGACATGACGGCCGAGGAAGCCGACGCGCTCACCGCCAGCGACCCGTACGTGCACGCCGGCGTCGCCACCTACGAGCGTGTGAGCTTCAACGCCGGCTTCCGCGCCACCGGGCTCTAA
- a CDS encoding NAD(P)-dependent alcohol dehydrogenase, translating into MTTTVSAYAATSATSPLTKTTIERRDIGPHDVAFDIKFAGICHSDIHTVKSEWGPANYPVVPGHEIAGVVTAVGSEVTKYKVGDHVGVGCFVDSCRECENCLAGLQQYCTGKGGNIGTYNATGRDGTPTYGGYSTAIVVDENYVLRIPDSIPLDKAAPLLCAGITLYSPLRHWNAGPGKKVAIVGLGGLGHVGVKLAVAMGAEVTVLSQSLKKMEDGLRLGAHHYHATNDPDTFKKLAGSFDLIINTVSANLNMGLYLNLLKSDGTLVELGAPEKPLEVPVFPLIGMRRTLAGSLIGGIPETQEMLDFCAEHDVTPEIEIIEASYVNEAYERVIASDVRYRFVIDTATI; encoded by the coding sequence ATGACCACGACCGTTTCCGCCTACGCCGCGACTTCAGCGACCAGCCCGCTGACCAAGACCACCATCGAGCGCCGTGACATCGGCCCGCACGACGTGGCATTCGACATCAAGTTCGCGGGCATCTGTCACTCGGACATCCACACCGTCAAGTCCGAATGGGGCCCGGCCAACTACCCCGTCGTACCCGGCCACGAGATCGCCGGCGTCGTCACCGCCGTCGGCTCCGAGGTGACCAAGTACAAGGTCGGTGACCACGTCGGCGTCGGCTGCTTCGTCGACTCGTGCCGCGAGTGCGAGAACTGCCTGGCCGGCCTGCAGCAGTACTGCACCGGCAAGGGCGGCAACATCGGCACGTACAACGCCACCGGCCGTGACGGCACGCCCACCTACGGCGGCTACAGCACCGCCATCGTCGTCGACGAGAACTACGTGCTGCGCATCCCGGACAGCATCCCGCTGGACAAGGCCGCGCCCCTGCTGTGCGCCGGCATCACGCTGTACTCGCCGCTGCGGCACTGGAACGCCGGGCCGGGCAAGAAGGTCGCCATCGTCGGTCTCGGCGGCCTGGGCCACGTCGGCGTGAAGCTCGCCGTCGCGATGGGCGCCGAGGTCACCGTGCTGAGCCAGTCGCTCAAGAAGATGGAAGACGGTCTGCGCCTGGGCGCACACCACTACCACGCCACCAATGACCCGGACACCTTCAAGAAGCTGGCCGGCAGCTTCGACCTCATCATCAACACGGTGTCGGCGAACCTCAACATGGGGCTCTACCTGAACCTGCTGAAGTCCGACGGCACGCTCGTCGAGCTCGGTGCGCCCGAGAAGCCGCTCGAGGTGCCGGTGTTCCCGCTGATCGGCATGCGTCGCACGCTCGCCGGTTCGTTGATCGGCGGCATCCCGGAGACCCAGGAGATGCTGGACTTCTGCGCCGAGCACGACGTCACCCCGGAGATCGAGATCATCGAGGCGTCCTACGTCAACGAGGCCTACGAGCGCGTCATCGCCAGTGACGTGCGGTACCGCTTCGTGATCGACACCGCGACCATCTAG
- a CDS encoding DUF3349 domain-containing protein, with amino-acid sequence MSTKSLLLSVLNWLRAGYPEGVPGPDRVPLLALLRATPLTEEQVAEVVRNIAEASAPADVDNPIERDDIAEFIADVTHHDAGPENVARVAAKLAAAGWPLAGLDLLPDAGPGADGR; translated from the coding sequence GTGTCGACGAAGTCGCTGCTGCTTTCGGTGCTGAACTGGCTGCGTGCCGGTTACCCGGAGGGGGTCCCTGGCCCCGACCGGGTGCCGCTGCTGGCATTGCTGCGGGCCACGCCGCTGACCGAGGAGCAGGTCGCCGAAGTGGTGCGCAATATCGCCGAGGCCTCAGCGCCCGCCGACGTCGACAATCCCATCGAGCGCGACGACATCGCCGAGTTCATCGCCGACGTCACCCACCATGACGCCGGCCCGGAGAACGTCGCGCGGGTGGCTGCCAAACTGGCTGCGGCCGGCTGGCCGTTGGCCGGTCTGGACCTGTTGCCTGACGCCGGCCCCGGCGCAGACGGCCGATAA